Part of the Flavobacterium sp. KS-LB2 genome is shown below.
CTTGCTGTGTCAGAAACTTTTATCATAGCTTATATTGATTTTGTCTAAATTAAGCACAAAGATAGTGTATAAAAAGCTTTTTCCATAATCGATAACATTTTTATAACTAATGCAAAAATAGAAAAAAGCTATTTGCGACCAGTAAAAGTGTTTGAATTTCTTAACTTTGATTCCTCTCAAAAAAAAGAAAAAACATGAAATTATATCCTATAGAAACCGGAAATTTTAAATTGGATGGTGGCGCAATGTTTGGTGTAGTGCCAAAAACTATTTGGAACAAAACCAATCCTGCCGATGAAAATAACTTAATTGATATTGCAGCACGCTGTTTATTGATTGAAGACGGTAACCGATTAATTTTGATTGATACCGGAATGGGAAACAAACAGTCTGAGAAATTCTTTGGATATTATTCGCTTTGGGGAACGCATTCGATGGATAAATCGTTGGCTAAGTATGGTTTTCATCGTGATGATGTTACCGATGTTTTTATGACGCATTTGCATTTTGACCATTGTGGTGGAAGCGTACAATGGAATAAAGATAAGACGGGATACGAACCGGCTTTTAAAAATGCTAAATTCTGGTCTAACGAAAATCACTGGGAATGGGCGACAAAACCTAATGCCAGAGAGAAAGCGTCCTTTCTGGCTGAAAATATTTTGCCAATGCAGCAAAGTGGGCAATTAAATTTCATTCAAAGGCCCGAAGGTGATTTTCTTTCAACTTCAGAATTGGGTTTTGGGATCTTCTTTGCAGATGGACATACCGAAAAGCAAATGATTCCGCACATTCAATATAAGGACAAAACAATCGTTTTTTGTGCTGATTTATTGGCGACAGCCGGACACATTCCTATTCCTTATGTAATGGGATATGACACCAGACCTTTATTGACTATGCCAGAAAAAGAAAAATTCATGAATGCTGCGGCTGATAATAATTATTATTTGTTCTTGGAACATGATGCGCACAATGAAATAATAACCGTACAAAAAACCGAGAAAGGCGTTCGCTTAGCAGAAGTGTTTACTTGCGAACAAATCTTAACATAGTGTTAATCACAACGATTTTTGTAACAAAAAAAATTATTTTAGACGAATATTTTAAAATTAACAAAAACATTTTCGATGAATACCATTAAACCTATTTACATTTCTGCTTTTGCTTTTTTAGCATTAGTAGGGTGTGGCGCAGCAAAACAAGTTTCAAATGCTTCTAATTCTGAGTTAGTTACCATTAGCGCACCGCTGAACATTTCAAAAAAGGCACCTATTGCTGAGAACGATTTAAAACGTTGGAGTCATTTAGATATTGTGACGGATACCATTCCTGGAATGAGTGTTGACAAGGCGTATGCTGAATTATTGAAAGGTAAAAAAGGAGTGCCAGTTATTGTTGGAATTGTAGATTCAGGCGTAGATATTGAACACGAGGATTTGAAGTCCGTACTTTGGACTAATACAAAAGAAATTGCTGGAAACGGAATTGATGATGATAAAAACGGATATATCGATGATATTCACGGATGGAATTTTCTTGGAGACAGTACCAAAGAGAATTTGGAATACGAAAGAATCATCAAAAATAAAAGTTTAGTTAATGAAGCTACGTATTTAGAAGCAAAAGCATTGAATGATAAAAAAGTGGCTGATGCTATTGCAGGAAAAACACGTTCAGAGCAAATGTTAGAGACTATTGCTACAAGTGATGCTACATTAGTGAAACATTTTGGTAAACCAGTGTACACTATTGAGGAAGTAAATGCGATTGTTTCGCAAG
Proteins encoded:
- a CDS encoding MBL fold metallo-hydrolase, translated to MKLYPIETGNFKLDGGAMFGVVPKTIWNKTNPADENNLIDIAARCLLIEDGNRLILIDTGMGNKQSEKFFGYYSLWGTHSMDKSLAKYGFHRDDVTDVFMTHLHFDHCGGSVQWNKDKTGYEPAFKNAKFWSNENHWEWATKPNAREKASFLAENILPMQQSGQLNFIQRPEGDFLSTSELGFGIFFADGHTEKQMIPHIQYKDKTIVFCADLLATAGHIPIPYVMGYDTRPLLTMPEKEKFMNAAADNNYYLFLEHDAHNEIITVQKTEKGVRLAEVFTCEQILT